The DNA window TATTCCCTATTCGGCATAGTGACTCCATTAATTGTAATTGTGTTACAGAAGGAGTTATAGGAACAGTCCCGGGAATTGTGGGAATATATCAGGCCATGGAAGCGATTAAAATTATAACTGGGATAGGAGAAGTTTTTTCTGGAATTCTTTTACATATAAATACGATTACTGGCGAAAATAAAAGACTCAGAATCCACAAAACGAAACTTGAAAGTGAAAAAATTATGGAGGATACCTGTGTTCAAGAATTGGAGATTAATGAATTTATGAAGGGCTTTGAGCAGGGTATATTTTCTTTTTTTGTTGATGTAAGGGAGGAGAACGAATTGCCTGATTTTCCATTTGAGAATGTTTTACGAATCCCCCTTAGTGAGATTCAAAATTCAGTTCACTTAATTCCGAGTGATGCTAACGTTGTCCTGGTTTGTAATTCGGGATTACGAAGTTTAAATGCTTGCCGTATATTAAATAATCTTGGAAATTTCGAAAAATTATTTTCCCTGAAAGGGGGACTTTTAAAATTGTTATCTGTGAATAAATAAACTGATATCCTATGACTAAATCAATTTTTCAGGAAGGAGCAATTTCGCCATTACAAATTGCTAAGGCAATCGAAAAGCATAGCACAAAACTTATGATTGGCGCCCATGACATTTTTTTGGGTCAGGTGAGATCCGATCAAATAGATGAGAAGAATGTTGTTGCAATCGAGTATTCTGCAAATCCAATGTTCGCTGATAAGGTTATGCAAAATATTCGTGAAGAAACATTTGAGAAATATAGAATTACCTGTATGCATGTTCACCATTCTCTTGGTAGAGTCTCGGCAGGAGAGATTTGTTTATTTGTGTTTGTTTCTGCTGCACATCGTCACACGGCCTTCGAGGCTACCAGATATTTGGTTGAGAGAATTAAAAAAGAATTGCCGGTTTGGGGCAAAGAACTATTTATGGATGAATCATATCAATGGAAAACAAATACTTTGTAAAATGGTCGATATTACCTTAAAAAATTATTCCCTTCGCAAAGCAATCGCTCAAAGCCTTGTTACTGTTAGTAAACAGGAAACCATAGAATTAATCAGGTCGAACCAGATCCCAAAGGGGAATATTTTTGAAATGAGTAAAGTTGCGGGGCTGTTCGGTATAAAACGTACCAGCGATTTGATTCCGGATTGCCACCCTTTACCGGTTGAGTTTTCCTCCATTAAAGGTAGTATTGATGGACTTTCAATTGTCATTGAAGTAGAAGTTCATACTATTTACAAAACAGGTGTTGAGGTTGAGGCAATGACCGGAGCAAGTATTGCAGCGTTGACGATTTACGATATGCTTAAGCCTGTGGACAAAGGTGTTATTATTGAGAAAACATTTCTGGTTGAGAAAAAAGGTGGAAAATCGGACTTTCAAAAAGATATTGATTCTTCTTTGAAGGCAGCAGTGGTGGTTTGTTCAGACACCATTTCTGGCGGGAGCAAGGAGGATAAGGCAGGAAAAGCAATAATTCGTCACCTTGAAAGAAATAAAGTGAAAGTTGCGGATTATTTTATTATTCCAGATGATCCAAATGAAATTGCATCACTGGTTCATCAAATGAACGATGCAGGGTGTAATATGCTCTTTTTTACAGGTGGCACCGGACTTTCAAGACGAGATGTTACTCCTGATGTTGTTAAGCCATTACTCACCAGAGAAATCCCTGGTATTATGGAAATGATTAGAAGTTATGGACAGCATCGATCTCCGTATTCATTTCTTTCAAGAGGGGTTTCAGGAATGGTGAACGACATGCTTGTAATTACTTTGCCCGGTTCTACAAAAGGTGCGGATGAGAGTATGCACGCTATTATGCCTCATATCTTGCATTTATTTAAGGTCATTGATGGTGGGGGACATGAAGGAGGTTATTAAATGTAAAGATGTTTACAAATGGCTTAAGATAATTTAGGGTGTATTGATAGACATTTTCATCGAGTACTAAAAAAATAATCGGGGATATCGCATCAGCAATACCCCCGATTGGTATTCAACAAGCATCGTTATTAAATTGGAAGCTCAAAGGAAGTTTTCCAGATTTCATCTGAAATATTGGATTTTACTTTAAGTTCAAGAAAGGATTCATCACCTGATTTGATGATGCTTCTATCAATGATTTGTCCGTCTTCAGATGTGTTATCACCATGAGATTTTGACATGGTATCACCCAGTCTTGGGAGAAATGGATATAGTAAGGTCAGTTTTTCATCTTCTGTTTTAACTAATTTTGACGCTGCATTGAATAGAAGTTCTTCAAATTTTTCAATGAATACATCTTGTTCCATTTTTTTGGCTTCATCGGCCGGAATTGATTTTGTCCAATCTATAAAGGCACTAATGGCTTCTTTTCCTGAACTTTCCTGAACATAATTTGGAAATGGTGATCTGAAGAACTCATTATCTGTATGCCAATATTTTATGGCTGATAACAACATATCGGCTTCAACAACCTCTAATTCGTTTATTTTTTCTTTAAGTACCATACGATGACTTTTCTTCGAAATTAGAGTGTATTCTTTTTTCTAAATATGATGTATGTCATAATGCTCTATTCTCTTTCAATTCTTTTCCTTTTTCTTTCCAAGGCCAAATCAAATTGCTTTTTTTCTTCTGCTGTACCGGGCTTCACTTGCGGAACCGGAGTGGGTTTTTGGTCGTCATCAATGGCTACAAATGTGAAGTATGCCTCCGATAGTTTTTTTGATCGATTCGTGGTTACGCGTCTAGATTCAGCCTTAACGTGAATTTCCATTGAACTTTGAAAGGATCTCGTTATTTTAGCCCTAATTGAAATGACCTCTCCAACCGTTGCTCCTTCTTTAAAAGTCAATTCTTCAACACATGCTGTAACTGCAATTTTTTCGGCATGAGTTTGTGCACATACGGCACAAGCTATATCCATCCAATCCATGAGCCTTCCGCCTTGTAATATACCCATAGGGTTAGTATCGTTCGGAAATACCACTTGTGTAAATACCGTTTCAGAATCTTTTGGGGGCTTGCTTGTTTTCATACTGCAAAACAATAAAGTGTGATTTTTAAAAACCATGATGGCTATCATAGTTTTTTGAGTATTGATAGAGTTTTATTTGCAAAAAAAATATTATGAAAAAGACTTTGAAAAAAGTTTCATGGGCAGAACCATTCAAAATTAAAATGGTTGAGTTGTTAAATATGACCAATGCTTCTCAAAGAAAGAAAATGATAGCGGAAGCAGGTTACAATACCTTTTTATTGAAATCCCGGGAGGTTTATATTGATCTTTTAACTGATAGTGGAACTTCGGCTATGAGTGACAGGCAATGGGCGGGTTTAATGATGGGTGATGAAGCATATGCAGGGAGTGAAAATTTTTACCACTTAGAGGAGATTGTTAAAGAGTATTACGGTTATAAATATGTTATACCAACACATCAAGGACGAGGTGCTGAAAATTTATTATCTAAAATTTTGATAAAGCCAGGTGATACAGTTCCGGGAAATATGTATTTCACTACAACTCGATTGCACCAAGAACTAGCAGGTGGAACATTTTCTGACGTAATTGTAGATGAAGCGCATGATTCGTTTAACGAAAACCCATTTAAAGGAAATATTGATTTGGATAAGGTGGAATCCTTAATCAAAAAACATGGTCCTTCAAGGATACCCTATATCTGTGTTGCAACAACAGTAAACATGGCCGGAGGACAGCCCATTTCTTTACAAAATCTTAAAGAGCTTCGTGCCTTAACGAAAAAGCATGGAATAAAAATATTTCTTGATATGACCAGAGTAGCAGAAAATGCATATTTCATACAAGAAAGGGAAAAGGAGTATCAAGGATTTTCAATAGCGCAAATTGTTTTAGAGATTTGCAGTCAAACAGATGGAGCCACAATGAGCGCTAAAAAAGATGCTTTGGTTAACATTGGTGGATTTTTGGCAGTGAATGATAAAGAAATTTATGAGGAGGCAAGTAACCTTGCTGTAGTTTATGAGGGGCTGCATACATACGGAGGATTGGCAGGGCGCGATATGGAAGCAATGGCCATTGGTATTGTAGAATCGATGCAAGACGATCATATGCATGCCAGAATTGGTCAAGTTCGTTATTTGGGGCAAAAATTAATAGACGCAGGGATTCCAATTGTACGTCCAATTGGTGGACATGGGATTTTTCTCGATGCCAAAAAATTTCTTCCCCACTTAAAACAAGATCAGTTTCCTGCTCAAGCTCTGGCCGCCGAAATTTATCTTGATTCCGGAGTAAGGACAATGGAGCGTGGAATTGTATCTGCAGGAAGAGATAAAGTTACCGGAGATCATTATTATCCAAAATTAGAACTGGTTCGATTTACTATCCCTCGTCGTGTGTACACTCAGGCGCATATGGATGTAATTGCCGAATCTGTTTATAGAGTTTATGATAGGAAGAAGTCCATTAAAGGACTGAAGATGACCTATGAACCCAAATATTTGAGATTTTTTCAAGCTAGATTTAAACCCTTGAATTGATAATTCCGATTCGTTACTTTGCGATTGAAATACTTATCTTTTTAGTGGTTTGTGATGCTAATATTATTGCAATCATCTCCAATTGAAATTGGTTAGTAACATGCTCATGTGAATTATTTTCCGGGACTATTTCAGGGTGTAAGGTAATTGCAAATTGAGGCCTGTCAATAGAAATGGTAACACCTAAAGTAGCATTTAGTATGGTTATTGGGTTCACTAATGAGTTAATTCATTGGTCATAATAATTACTGGAAAAGAGGAACAATTTTCAGTCGTGAAATATTTAAGTTCCGGTATCTTTGAATAGTAAAATAGAACTTTCGAATTTTGTTATTGTTGATTATTTCGTTTCCAATAACTACAATTTATTAGACCCGGATTTAATAATGGTTGTTCTCTTTAAAAATGAAATGTTGTATAAATGTATTTTTAGAGATTTAAGTTTACGGTAAAATAATATATTCCTCCTATACTTGGCCCTCCAAGTATAGAATAGTAATATTGGTTGAATGCGTTGTTTGCTCCTGCTTTAAAATTTATTTTTCTGTTTTTTGAAATCCATGTTAGGTTTGCATCAATAGTGAAAAACGATGGAACCATTCCGGATACCAAAAATGATATATATTTATAGGAAGTTTGATAGTGAAATTGAACCCCAAATCCAAACCTTTTATAGAAATCGTCCCATTGGGCATTTAAATTTGTCGTAACAGTTGGAGTATTAAATCCATCTTCCAGTCCGTCTCCATTTTCCGTGTTGTACAACTTTGCTATTGAAATATTATGTTTTATCAATATTTTCTCGAAAAGCCTAAGTTGAATTCCAAAACTTCCACCAGCGCTTATGACTCTTGATTTAGAATTTGTCCATAGTCTATATTTTAATTGTTTATTTTTTTCATACAAAAAGAAGGCAATAGAATCAGTATCATTTGTTAATGGAACGCTAGCTTCTACTTGCGCAATAAAATTATCAAAACTTGAAGCGTATCCATCAATATCGATAAAAAGCTTTTCGTGAAAGAATTTTGCCCTAATTCCGCCTTCTATTGATTTAAGATGCTCAGGTTGTAGGTATGTGTATGGATTTATTTTTAATAAATATGTATTAGCAATAATTGCCTGGTCTTGACTTATTCCTAGATTATTCATGTCGGAATTTACCTTGGCTTGAAATTTTTCAATTGAAGATTTTGTATACGAATTTTCAAATATTCCTTCAGACATTATTCTTAATCCGCCAACACGTTTCACACCTCCGGAATTTACGTTTGAGAACCCTTCAAATATGCTTGGGAATCTATACCCGGATTGATAACCGATTCTAAGTTGAATTTTTTTCGGAT is part of the Flavobacteriales bacterium genome and encodes:
- a CDS encoding HesA/MoeB/ThiF family protein, which gives rise to METDDRYSRQVMFAGFGKQRQEKLQLARVFIAGAGGLGSPVIQYLAGCGVGELVIADFDKVELSNLHRQTIFNESQIGQFKSFCSALWVKQFNASIKVSYITERITSDYLNLMHVNFDVVIDATDNLETRYVLDSWCGKRQIPLIYGGVSGTNGQLSVFHFPNSHNEKFSFQDVFPIRHSDSINCNCVTEGVIGTVPGIVGIYQAMEAIKIITGIGEVFSGILLHINTITGENKRLRIHKTKLESEKIMEDTCVQELEINEFMKGFEQGIFSFFVDVREENELPDFPFENVLRIPLSEIQNSVHLIPSDANVVLVCNSGLRSLNACRILNNLGNFEKLFSLKGGLLKLLSVNK
- a CDS encoding molybdenum cofactor biosynthesis protein MoaE, with product MTKSIFQEGAISPLQIAKAIEKHSTKLMIGAHDIFLGQVRSDQIDEKNVVAIEYSANPMFADKVMQNIREETFEKYRITCMHVHHSLGRVSAGEICLFVFVSAAHRHTAFEATRYLVERIKKELPVWGKELFMDESYQWKTNTL
- the moaCB gene encoding bifunctional molybdenum cofactor biosynthesis protein MoaC/MoaB, whose product is MVDITLKNYSLRKAIAQSLVTVSKQETIELIRSNQIPKGNIFEMSKVAGLFGIKRTSDLIPDCHPLPVEFSSIKGSIDGLSIVIEVEVHTIYKTGVEVEAMTGASIAALTIYDMLKPVDKGVIIEKTFLVEKKGGKSDFQKDIDSSLKAAVVVCSDTISGGSKEDKAGKAIIRHLERNKVKVADYFIIPDDPNEIASLVHQMNDAGCNMLFFTGGTGLSRRDVTPDVVKPLLTREIPGIMEMIRSYGQHRSPYSFLSRGVSGMVNDMLVITLPGSTKGADESMHAIMPHILHLFKVIDGGGHEGGY
- a CDS encoding acyl-CoA thioesterase, encoding MIAIMVFKNHTLLFCSMKTSKPPKDSETVFTQVVFPNDTNPMGILQGGRLMDWMDIACAVCAQTHAEKIAVTACVEELTFKEGATVGEVISIRAKITRSFQSSMEIHVKAESRRVTTNRSKKLSEAYFTFVAIDDDQKPTPVPQVKPGTAEEKKQFDLALERKRKRIERE
- a CDS encoding tyrosine phenol-lyase — its product is MKKTLKKVSWAEPFKIKMVELLNMTNASQRKKMIAEAGYNTFLLKSREVYIDLLTDSGTSAMSDRQWAGLMMGDEAYAGSENFYHLEEIVKEYYGYKYVIPTHQGRGAENLLSKILIKPGDTVPGNMYFTTTRLHQELAGGTFSDVIVDEAHDSFNENPFKGNIDLDKVESLIKKHGPSRIPYICVATTVNMAGGQPISLQNLKELRALTKKHGIKIFLDMTRVAENAYFIQEREKEYQGFSIAQIVLEICSQTDGATMSAKKDALVNIGGFLAVNDKEIYEEASNLAVVYEGLHTYGGLAGRDMEAMAIGIVESMQDDHMHARIGQVRYLGQKLIDAGIPIVRPIGGHGIFLDAKKFLPHLKQDQFPAQALAAEIYLDSGVRTMERGIVSAGRDKVTGDHYYPKLELVRFTIPRRVYTQAHMDVIAESVYRVYDRKKSIKGLKMTYEPKYLRFFQARFKPLN
- a CDS encoding TonB-dependent receptor, yielding MKASLININNWDLGAALKVKSFLTNGEIGMNWNEICSLFIGKNKISLLSGVDWRRYSIIPDGNYFINPNPQKKNLDYSKYGGFIQASSTFKSNLKVTSAIRIDKCDYFKMKLNPRITISWNNPKKIQLRIGYQSGYRFPSIFEGFSNVNSGGVKRVGGLRIMSEGIFENSYTKSSIEKFQAKVNSDMNNLGISQDQAIIANTYLLKINPYTYLQPEHLKSIEGGIRAKFFHEKLFIDIDGYASSFDNFIAQVEASVPLTNDTDSIAFFLYEKNKQLKYRLWTNSKSRVISAGGSFGIQLRLFEKILIKHNISIAKLYNTENGDGLEDGFNTPTVTTNLNAQWDDFYKRFGFGVQFHYQTSYKYISFLVSGMVPSFFTIDANLTWISKNRKINFKAGANNAFNQYYYSILGGPSIGGIYYFTVNLNL